From Aliamphritea hakodatensis:
CGATGTAATCCGCTAACCAGTGCAGTGGTTGGGCAGCATCACCATATGACTGGATACTAGCATGGGCCTGTTCGTTTAGTAGGGCCAGTTTTTGTTTTGCCCCCGCCATGCCAAGCAGCGCCGGATAGGTGGGTTTATCCTGTTCGGTATCTGAGCCCTGAGGTTTGCCCAGGGTCTGGGTGTCCCCTTCAATGTCCAGAATGTCATCCTTCACCTGAAAGGCCAGACCAATATGCCGGGCGAAGGTGTCCAGAGCCTGCAAGTCTTCGGTGGTGGCATTGCCACTGCTCAGTGCACCCATTTCAATGCTGCTGCAGATAAGTGCACCGGTTTTATGGCGGTGCATATTCTCCAGCTCGTCCAGGGTCATCATTTTGCCAACATGGCTGAGATCAATTGACTGGCCGGCAACCATACCCATCGCACCGCTGCCCCGGGCCAGAGAGGCCAGCATCTGTAGCTGTGTGGCAGGGCCGAAAAGCTCTGCAGGCTTGCTCAGCAGTTCAAATGCGAGGGCTTGCAAGGCATCGCCGGCAAGAATGGCTGTCGCCTCGTCAAACTGGATATGGCAGGTCGGTTTGCCGCGGCGGAGATCATCATCGTCCATTGCTGGCAGATCATCATGTACCAGTGAATAGCTGTGGACACATTCGATTGCGCAGGCAGCATTATCGGCTGCATCAAGGTTGCCCGCGAGCAGCTGGTTGGCCATATATACCAGCAGCGGCCGCACCCGTTTACCGCCATTAAACAGTGAATAACGCATTGCTTCCTGTAACAGGGGCGCAGCAGTCTGGCTGGCCATGTGTTGCTCCAGGGCCTGGTCAACTCTGCTGCGGTACCGGTTGAGTTGCTGCTTCATATCCACAGATTATTCCTCCGGCAGTTCAAACGGTGTTTCCTGTAACTCACCATTTTGCTTAATCAGTAGCTGAACTTTCTGCTCGGCATCGCTTAGCATGGTCTGACAGCTTCGGGTCAGCCGCACGCCTTCTTCGAAGGTATGCAGTGACTGCTCAAGGCTGAGGTCGCCCTTTTCGAGTTCTTCAACCATGCTTTCAAGCTGGCCAAGTGCTGTTTCAAAATCGAGGGGCTTCTTAGATGCAGGCATTAGCGAAATTCTCAAATAATCTAGCAGCTTAGTGCGTGTTGGGTTTATTTAGACTGGCATATTGTACTGTAAATAGTACGATATAGGGCAAGTAAA
This genomic window contains:
- the ispA gene encoding (2E,6E)-farnesyl diphosphate synthase, with amino-acid sequence MKQQLNRYRSRVDQALEQHMASQTAAPLLQEAMRYSLFNGGKRVRPLLVYMANQLLAGNLDAADNAACAIECVHSYSLVHDDLPAMDDDDLRRGKPTCHIQFDEATAILAGDALQALAFELLSKPAELFGPATQLQMLASLARGSGAMGMVAGQSIDLSHVGKMMTLDELENMHRHKTGALICSSIEMGALSSGNATTEDLQALDTFARHIGLAFQVKDDILDIEGDTQTLGKPQGSDTEQDKPTYPALLGMAGAKQKLALLNEQAHASIQSYGDAAQPLHWLADYIVERQY
- a CDS encoding exodeoxyribonuclease VII small subunit, with amino-acid sequence MPASKKPLDFETALGQLESMVEELEKGDLSLEQSLHTFEEGVRLTRSCQTMLSDAEQKVQLLIKQNGELQETPFELPEE